The Camelus dromedarius isolate mCamDro1 chromosome 1, mCamDro1.pat, whole genome shotgun sequence genome has a window encoding:
- the LAMTOR3 gene encoding ragulator complex protein LAMTOR3, which produces MADDLKRFLYKKLPSVEGLHAIVVSDRDGVPVIKVANDNAPEHALRPGFLSTFALATDQGSKLGLSKNKSIICYYNTYQVVQFNRLPLVVSFIASSNANTGLIVSLEKELAPLFEELRQVVEVS; this is translated from the exons ATGGCGGAT GACCTAAAACGATTCCTGTATAAAAAATTACCAAG TGTTGAAGGGCTCCACGCTATTGTTGTGTCAGATAGAGATGGTGTGCCTGTCATTAAAG TGGCCAATGATAATGCCCCAGAGCATGCTTTGAGACCTGGTTTCTTGTCCACTTTTGCCCTGGCAACAGACCAAGGGAGCAAACTTGgactttcaaaaaataaaagtatcatcTGTTACTATAACACATACCAG GTGGTTCAGTTCAATCGTTTACCTTTGGTGGTGAGTTTCATTGCCAGCAGCAATGCCAATACAG gACTAATTGTCAGCCTAGAAAAGGAACTCGCTCCATTATTTGAAGAATTGAGACAAGTTGTGGAAGTTTCTTAA